The Candidatus Methylomirabilota bacterium genomic sequence CGTCGATGCGCTTGAGCGGGATGCCGGTCTCCTGCGCGTGCCCCTCGATCAGCGTGACGCCACAGGACGAGACGCCGGCGAGGAAGGCCTCGCTGTTCGTCAGGGCGTCCGGCTGGGGCCGCGTCGACGAGTCGAGCGCCAAGCGCTGGCCCCGCGCCACGCTGTGAGCCCGCCCGATCACGCCGCTGCTGGACGACCGGATCGTGTCGACCTTGTCGGTGCTCATGGGGGTTCCT encodes the following:
- a CDS encoding OsmC family protein, which translates into the protein MSTDKVDTIRSSSSGVIGRAHSVARGQRLALDSSTRPQPDALTNSEAFLAGVSSCGVTLIEGHAQETGIPLKRIDVTIEGVRAAADPTRFARMTMTFELTGVSAQQGAELVETYRGR